One window of Trifolium pratense cultivar HEN17-A07 linkage group LG5, ARS_RC_1.1, whole genome shotgun sequence genomic DNA carries:
- the LOC123884470 gene encoding NDR1/HIN1-like protein 13, which translates to MANNNHIHPQAKSTPNGGAATVKPSFPATKAQIYGATRPTYRPQTHHRRRSNRNWCCTICCWLILILIFILILLGVAGTVVYLLYHPQRPSFSVTSLKLTSSEFDFTLSTTNPNDKITFSYQPISISLLANGLDVGDGVIPSFDHGTKNTTMLKASVERKSIKRKSLELKMKMETKVEAKMWVFKTPRVGISVLCDGIDVSGEKVTAAGEKCEVDVRFKVWKWTLG; encoded by the coding sequence atggcaaACAATAACCATATCCACCCTCAAGCCAAGTCCACCCCTAACGGCGGTGCAGCCACCGTTAAGCCCTCATTCCCCGCCACAAAAGCGCAAATCTACGGCGCCACTCGCCCGACCTACCGTCCACAAACCCACCACCGGCGCCGTAGCAACCGTAATTGGTGTTGCACCATTTGTTGTTGGCTTATActcatcctcatcttcatcCTCATCCTCCTCGGAGTCGCTGGCACCGTCGTCTACCTCCTCTACCATCCGCAACGTCCATCCTTTTCCGTTACCTCACTTAAACTCACCTCATCTGAGTTTGATTTCACTCTTTCCACCACCAACCCAAATGATAAAATCACATTTTCATACCAACCGATCTCTATTTCTCTTCTCGCCAATGGGCTCGACGTTGGAGACGGCGTTATTCCGTCGTTCGATCATGGAACGAAGAATACTACAATGCTGAAAGCATCTGTTGAGAGGAAGAGTATTAAAAGGAAGTCATTGgaattgaagatgaagatggagaCTAAagttgaggctaagatgtgggTTTTTAAGACACCACGTGTCGGAATAAGTGTGTTGTGTGACGGCATTGATGTCTCCGGCGAGAAAGTGACGGCGGCCGGGGAGAAGTGTGAGGTGGATGTTAGGTTCAAGGTATGGAAATGGACTCTTGGATGA